The nucleotide sequence aagcgttaagggctgtgaggagttgaataactccccacaaatagaagcagcagcagatggccggccgcttaccagatacgcggcgaattcgcgtagtaacggcgcggcgaagagagtttggagacttggatggagaacgagagagcttggagaccaagaatggagagcgagagagtttggaaaccaaggatggagatcgagagagtttggaaaccaaggatggagagcgagagagtttgaagaccaaggatggagatcgagagaaaatggagacttcgcgggcaaggcaagagtacctctcccgtgaactttggaccgggagaggaagtgccacatctcggcagtggagcggcacacaggcgtgccacaagcatcaggGGAaacagcgggactgcagcagtgggcggagcatcgattggaaggacaagtgggtcaaccaggaggcacggatcttggacccggagtggagagatccagcgggccatgcgcaaaagggaaataacggttcccggaagccctatataaggccgcggagggctggcagctggatcagtcgatcacgaggagtcaaaccttcaagatcagttaaagtaccaagtgaacagtcagtcaagcaaataatctacgagggagctacaaccaagcgagtcgtcggaagcagcgccgtgggaagcacacaaggagcaagatcgccacgtcgagacgttcgggattgggacatcaggaatctccgaattgagacacaggtggctgagttctggaaggcatcacgcggctaagtcaaggcgtttgttttccaactttgtcacgaccacaacCTGGCGAGTTGCCCGgcgacctggcgtgacggacgagcggtagatcgatttgtggtttcaagaggcgaccgcctggagagccctgcgatttccggcgaagttcccgaacagcaatcgcccaactccccgagtgccagaacgacaagatactggccagaagacagcgcagaggacatcgacagcgacaccagcagacatttcccgCAGCTACGTTatcatcgccgcgcggagctcattggggagcgcaggagcgtcgcagacgtcacgcattagggtgaagccgggtggaacgttcgtctgcgctaggcgtaaagcgaagtgaaccgctagacagcttcctggcggcagccttgactgtcagctcgcactgagcaagaacctagcgg is from Drosophila suzukii chromosome 3, CBGP_Dsuzu_IsoJpt1.0, whole genome shotgun sequence and encodes:
- the LOC139353159 gene encoding uncharacterized protein; translated protein: MAGRLPDTRRIRVVTARRREFGDLDGERESLETKNGERESLETKDGDRESLETKDGERESLKTKDGDREKMETSRARQEYLSRELWTGRGSATSRQWSGTQACHKHQGKQRDCSSGRSIDWKDKWVNQEARILDPEWRDPAGHAQKGNNGSRKPYIRPRRAGSWISRSRGVKPSRSVKVPSEQSVKQIIYEGATTKRVVGSSAVGSTQGARSPRRDVRDWDIRNLRIETQVAEFWKVLPRKASAWRARLVHPSLRTVTLP